The genomic stretch GGGCCTGTGTCCTTTAGAGCCATCAGCACTGGGACTTGGGCTGAGAAAGAAGAGGGTCAGCGATGGAACTGAAATTTCCTCTGTGTTCGAGTTGGCTGTGGCACTGGAGGCCCTGTTTGCCGAGACGAGGTAGAGGTGTCCCCGGCACTGTCACAGGTATGCATGCACCCTCAGAGGCACTTGGCCGTGGTGCTGCAGGATGAGCGGTGCCCGTTGCCGTGGTCTCACCCTGGCTCCCTGTCCTGGCATCATGGTCTGTGTGTGGCCCATCCTGATGTCTTGAGAGTCCAGGGCAGCAGGACAGTGGGATGTTCTCCAGGGATGAGTGTGTGGAGTGGGGGCAGGTGCAGTGACCCACATCCACTGTCACGTGGAGCCCCGTCCCCGTGCTGGGCGCCTGCTGGGCTGTGGGCTGGCCTCTGCCGGGATGTGCAGCCAAGCCCCTTGATCAGCTGGACTGGCCTCATCTCGGGTGCCCCAGCGTCCCTGTGCTGGTGCCAGCCAGGACGGCTCAGGGACCAGTGATGGAGAGGCTTGAGGCCATGAGCCAGGGGGCTGCGTGGGTTGGCCTCCCCAGCACTGCTCTCTCGGCCCTCTGCCCACAGGTTTTCCAGCTTGCGGCGCACCTGGTGTACTGGGGCAAGGCCATCATCATCTACCCGCTGTGTGAGAACAACGTCTACATGCTTTCTCCCAACGccagtgtgtgtctgtgagtcCCCCTGGCTGCCAGAGCCCAGGGCCCCCGAGTGGGCAGGGGTGTGGCTGGCAGGGCCGGCCAGGTGGTGCTCCCCAGGTCAGCTGGGCCCACGTTCCAGTTCTGGCCTGGTCCAGCCCTGCATGGCACCCCTGGCCTGTGCTCTTCCAGCACCTATGGCCTCCAGGAAGGGTCTGCGCCTGCCCGTACCTGCCGGCCAGTGGGTGCTGCATGGGGCACCTGGTGGGAGGTCGGGAGCCTTGGCCTTGACCTGGGGGCTCATAGGGGCTGTGGTGTGGGGAAAGCATCTGGGTTCTGTCATTGCACCCATCCTGGCCCACCCACCTGGCTGCGCCCCCTCCTGCCCACCACAGGCTCATGGTAAGGGTGCAGACGCCTGAATGGTGGGGAAGTCTGCTGAGCTCACGGACCCTCATCCCCTGTCCCCAGGTACTCTCCGCTGGCTGAGCAGTTCTCACGCCAGTTTCCATCTCACGACCTGCCATCTGTCCTCGCTAAGTTCTCCTTGCCAGTCTCCTTGTCAGAATTTAGGAACCCCTTGGCCCCCGCTGTGCAGGAGGTGAGTCTCAGGAGCTCAGGGAGCCCAGGAACCACCCACCTGGCGTCAGTCCCTGATCCCAGGCTCTCAGTGCTGCCGTGCTTTTAGCCTTGGTTTGTGGGGAGGTGCTTGCTGTGTAGGTGGTACCTGCCCTGCCAGGGTGACCAGAAGCCGGGTCCCTGGCTAGGCCGCCTGCAGACACTTGGGCATTGCAAGTCCCTCCCCCCATGGAGCCCCCCTGCCCATGGTGGGCACTTCTTAGGGTTAGAACGCAGTTAAGAGGCCCAATTGGCAGGAGATCGGTGACCTCTCCTGGGAGGACAGAGCCACTTGGTGCCCCCTTCTGGGCCTGGGGATCCCATAGTTGGGGGACGCAGAGGGGATTTTGCTTTCACTGAGCCTGGTCCCTACACTCCtactccctcccctgcctgccaTGGTCCAGGTAGCCACAGGGTCTGTGGGTATAAGTCCTGGGCTCACTGGTCCCCAGAATCTCCTTATCCAAGGGGTCCTGGGTCTTGGTCAGGGCgagaggcaggcaggggtgcTGGGTTTGGTGGGCTGGCCACCAGGGAGGGGTGAGACGTGTGGAGCGAACTGGTGAGTTCTGCGTTTGTGGCAGGGTTGAGTGTAGCCTGGATCCGAGAGGCTTTGCCTCCTCCCCTCTACTGCAAACCTGGGGCTCTGGGGCTCTGGGGCTCTGGGCAGGGCCAGGTGGGACAGGTGTTGGAGATGGGTCTGGGTGTTCTCAAGGCTTTGTCTTCAAAAgtaaagtatttgttttaataAGTGCCAGGTCTGTTAGGCAAAAACAGTCCTTAAAAGCTTAAGCAAACTCAGGTTGTGAATGAGGAGGAGACCCTGTTGGTTCGCTCATTTAGATGCCAAGCGTGACTGTTCTGAATGCCGTCTTTCACGGCACCTTTGGTTTCCGGGAACTGTGCCAGGTCGTGCCAGCTGAATAAAAGACACACTTTGCATGttcaccctctcccctcccaggcgGAAACTTCCCGATGGTCCGGATGGCGGGTGGCTTTTCTAGGCCGAGCCCGAGGGGCCCGGATAGAGCCAGTTCTGGTTCTGCTCAGTCCCAGGGTGAGGCCACCTGCCTTCCATACCTACTATTTCAGGCCCAGAATGTGCTCAAGTGCTGATGAAGtctcttaatttaatttaatataatatttatttatttatttatttatttatttagggtgcgctgggtctttgttgtggcgtgcaggcttagttgtggcatgtaggatcttagttccctgaccagggatcgaacccgggccctctgcattgggagcaaggagtcttaaccagtggaccaccagggaagtccctcataatttaatgattttacaatccttttcaattttctttgGTGTGACTGGGTCACATATGCCCCTATTTCCATGCCCGGTCAGCCAGCCCCTCCCAGCAAGGGACCCCCAGGGATGAGCAGGCGGGTGTGTGGGTCTGAGGACGTGGGCACCATGTGCACACACGCCCCCACTCACAGCTGCTGGAGCACCACCTGCACAGGCTTCCCTGTCCCCGGGCAGGCTTTCAGGTTGACCCAAGGGGAGGACTTTTCTGCTCTCAGGGCAGCTGCCAGCAGCCTCTTTCTGAACAGTGTCCAGGGTCCTCACAGAGGCCAGtgggctggggaagaggaggcagAGCAGGTCCTCCGTGTCACAGGTCCTGCTCTTCAGCTCTGGGCAAGAAAGGACAGCCGTGGGCAGCCCGGGCATGTGATGGAGCAAGGGCAGGTGTGGCCCTGCTGCCTCCCCTGGACGGGAGTTGGGGTTGCAGAACGGGTGGCAGCTGGGCGCTCCCTCTCTCGAGGTGTGGGGCCTCACCCTGACCTCCAGGGTGACCTGGGGGTCATGTCTCAGGCCTGCCCGTCCTGCAGACGCAGCTCATCCAGATGGTGGTGTGGATGCTGCAGCACAGGCTCCTGGTCCAGCTGCACACCTACGTTTGCCTGATGGCCTCGCCCAGTGAGGACGAGCCCCGCCCCCGGGAGGATGACGTGCCCCTCACCACCAGGGTTGGTGGCCGCAGCCTCAGCACGCCCAACGCCCTCAGCTTTGGCTCCCCAAGTAGGACCCCCTGCCCAGGGCATCTGTCTGGTGGGGGGTGAGCACCTTGGGCGCCCTTGGAAGAGGCAGGCAGCCAGGAGGCCCAATTTGGGCGCCGCAGGGAATGACCACAGCACCTTCACAGGGCTGCACTCGAAAACGTGCACACACAGTGCCCGTGGGCAGCTGTGTCCCCGAGGATGCCACTTCGCCCAGCTGGGCAGCTCTCCCTGGCCCCCTCGCCCGCCTCCCTGAGGACGAGGCTCTACCTTGCTGAGTCAGGAGCATCCTGGCCCAGCCTGGGGTCAGAGCAGACCGCACCCCATCCCTCAGAGGACCGCTGAAACCTCCGTGCTCAGGGCCTATGAGGAGACAGTGACTGTCATAGTCCCTTTTTGAAGGAGCTGTTTTGGCCACGGTGTGCCCCCTAAGGCGGCAGCCCCGAGCCCCAGGTCCCTGGCTTGGGGAAGACGAGGGGCTGGAAGGCTTAGGGGGAGGCACCTCCCCAGGCTAAGGCGGGGCCTTGGACGTCAGGCTCAGTGCGGGACCTGCCTGCCCAGGGCTCCTGTCCTCTGAGTGGGTGGGAGGGGTTGGATGACCAGGCTGGCCTTGGGGTGAGGGGCTGCTCCCCAAGGGCACAGCAGTTAATTCCCAGGTGGGCGCAGGTGACTCGGGCTGGGGGTAGCCGCTCCCTGACTGTGCCCGTCCTCAGCCAGCAGTGATGACATGACCCTCACCAGCCCCAGCATGGACAACTCCAGTGCAGAGCTGCTCCCCAGTGGGGACTCGCCACTCAACAGGAGGATGACGGAGAACCTGCTGGCCAGCCTGTCCGAGCATGAACGGGCAGCCATCCTCAGCGTGCCCGCAGCACAGAACCCCGAGGACCTCCGCATGTTTGCCAGGTGGAGCAGGGGCCACATCTAGGGTCAGGACAGAAAGTGGATCTCAGCTTAAATCCCGATGGCAAACAGCCCTCACTGGTTGAGGTGGCATCTGCAGTACACAGCCGTCCCCACCTGGCACCTGCATGTAGGGGTCTCTCCTGTACTTCCTGGGTGTTTCTTGTCACGTCTTGGGAAGCAGCAGCAAGTTCTTGTCCTCATGGGGATCGGGTGGGGCCCTTGGTCTCCACACCATAGGTGACACAGACTTGTCACACCCAACCCTGAGTTGGGTGCGCTGGGTGTATGGTGTTCTGGGAGCGTCAGGTTGTCAGGGACTGAGCCCCCAGCCGAGGTGCCCCAAGAGCCACAGCAGCATGAAGCAGAGAAGCTGCCAGCTGACCCTGCACTGCCCTCACCTCCGTCAGGGCACTGAAGCAGGGTGATATTCCAGGGGCCACGGTGGGCAGCGGGTCCAGGGCACTGCTCGGGGCAGGGGCCTGaggactccccccccccccccccccccgccagctcCGTAGTTGTGCTcataccctccccccaccccccaggctccTGCACTACTTCCGCGGCCGCCACCACCTGGAGGAGATCATGTACAACGAGAACACGCGGCGCTCCCAGCTGCTCGCGCTCGTGGACAAGTTCCGCAGTGTCCTGGTGGTGACCACCCACGAGGATCCGGTCATCACTGTCTTCCAGGCCCTGCTCACCTGAGCTGGGGCACCGGAAGgagcctcccccaccccaggctccttccctccccacggggcccctgctctccacatcctcacccgcCTCCAGTCCTGGAAACAGCCTCAGGGGCTCTGAGCTGAGAAGGTGAGGCTCGAGCTGGGAGAGCGTCCAGGACTCTTGCCTCTGAGTGAGGCTTGCAGGCTGCCCACACCAACTCGGCCCGTGTTTCTCTCAgagccccgccccgcctcccgTGTTCCCCAGGCCTGGGCCGTCCAGAGCTTCAGGTCCGAGGGCCTGGCCTGGACTGTATGGCCAGCACCGGCCACCTGCAGGCACCCTTCCCCCCAGCTTGCCGGTgcctggcccagcccctccccccaccacagtCCTGTGTTAGCCACCAGGAGGCCATGGCCAAGTGGTCACCCCCATGCCATCTGAGGCATGAGGACCTGGGCTAATGGTGTCCTGCAGCTGTCTTAGCTTTCCCTTGGGGGGGTGTCTGGTGCACCGGTGCTCCCCACACACGGTTGCCTCAGGCCTGAGGAGGAAGTCTACCTGCTGGCCCCGGGTCCTCCCACAGAGACGAGCTGGCCACTGATGGGGACTCTGGCCAAGACACAAGTGACACTGTTTTCTATAAACAcagcatttatttcatttttaaacaattaaaaatcctCATCCTGGTTGGCCTTTGCTCTGGCCTGTGCGTCCCGCTCGGCCGCTCTGTCTACCACACTGACCCAGGGGCTGCCCTGCACATAGAAGCGCAGGGGCTTCAGGGCCCACTCTCCTGCGTGGCCTATGCCCACTCGGGCTGCTGCTACCACAGCTGGCTCACTGGGCCCCAGGGGGCCCCGCTCCAGCCACACAGCCTCGTCTGTGGCTAGGTCCCGCTGGTCGAAGCTCTTGTCGATGGCCAGGGCCTGGCATAGCTTGGAGGGACCATTGCAGAGCTCAAGGTCTTTGAGGGCTCGTCCAGCAGCGCCTTTGCGGAGGGTGTGGCGAAGCTGCCGCATGGCCTCCAGGCCCCCCAGGGGCTCCACCGCTCGGAGCAGGACACACGCCCCGTCCCCTGTGGAAGAGATGGAGCCTCCCAGGCTGTTGCCCCGCTACCCAAGACCCGACCAAAGCTGCTTGGGTGACACCTGTGCTCACTCACCGTCCAGACCCTCTGCCTGCCTCCCCATCCTGCACACCTGCACCCACAAGGCACCTGTGCCTCCTATGGGCACCAGCTGGGGACACATGGAGCTCCCTGGCTCCCTCTGTGAGGTCAGCAAAGAAAACCCCGGGGTCCCCCACCCATCTCCCCCACTGGCTGTTGGGGAAGCTGGAAGCCTGGCTTGGAGCAGCCACCAGTGTGCACAGGACGcaggtgagccccaccccaggaCCCAGTGCGGAAACTGACAGAGCAGGAGGTACCGGATATAGCCCCCCACCTCTGTGGGGTCCCCTCCCCAACCAGGCCACTTGTGGGACGGCAAACAGACACCCAGGCCCAGGGATTCCCTCGAGAAGACACATCTGTCCAGACCCCCTTGGATTCCTGGCTGGGGACAGTGATTACTTCATGCGCCCTGGACAGAGGTGCCCTGACCCTCCAGCAAGGCCACTGTCCTGGGACACCTGCTCCCCTCTCAGCCCACCCGCTAGCTGGGAGTCTGAGGGGCTCAGCCTGAGGTGTGGCCAGGCCAGTCCCTCTCTCAGGCCTCAGCCACACAGGCCTTCCCATCAGCACCCAGGAGCTGGCCTCTTGCACAGCCAGCAAGTGGGGGGGGGTGTGCGACCAGATGCCCCTTAACCAGCCAGCTTTCAAAGCACTTCAGGATGTGCCCAAGGGCACCTAAAGCCTTGAGTTTTAGTCCCTCTGTGATTCCTGGGCCACTCCCCTCACTGGCCTCAAAGCTCCCTCTGGTTCCATCCTGAGCGTAGTTGGGTACCACCTGCAGACAGGTCTGGAGGAGTAGCTGACCCATCTCCTGGGACGCACCTGAGTCCAGACTCCTGACAAGCAGGACATCCCCACCTCGTCACACCAGGCCTCCCCATCACCCCCCGCCAACCCCGTCTGCCTGCACCAACCGCGCAGCCCCAAGTCTGGTCTCTGCACGGCCTCCACCCCACAGGCAAGGACTGTCTCGGCTGCCCCTCTCCCTCACTCCACCTGGATGACCCTTGGCCCTGTCTGTACCCATGTAGTTTTCTGCTCCCCTAACCTCGACGTTCCTGGGGCATCCTGGTCATGTaaccagaaagtaacacaccacctCCCACATCTGCTCTGTCCACTGTACCTGCAGAAACTTGGGCTCCTCCCTTTCCTCACTGACTGCAGCCTCTTGTCCAAGTGCAGTCTCCTCTCACGTGAGGGGTTGGTTCTAACGCCAAAGAAAAGCTCAGCGACCGGAATAAGCTCTGCGCCTGGTAACAGGGCCCTCAGAGGCAGTCCCTGTCACTCAGTTTCACACAGCACCTGCCTTCTGCTGGGCACAAGGCCAGTCGTGGATTCCCTGTGTCCTCTGGCCCTGTGGCTCTGGCTTCAGGCATCCCCAGCTGTCCATTCTGGGCAATCACAACTCAACACGTCAGTGGAATCCTTCCACGTGTGTGACCGGCAGCCCCTTACTGTCCTCGAGCCTTCATTCATCTTGCGACGGCGGCGGGAGGCTCAGCAGATGGACGCTAGCACTGGCTAGCCAGAGTGGGTTGGGCAGaccaccacccacccctcacccccaccgcTGCTGCTCAGCGGCGGCTCTGGCAAGACGGTGCTGGGCGCTTCCTTCCCAGCACAGACCACTCAGAAAACACAGCTGCCTACCCACGGAAGACCCAGTGGGTCCCCCAAGGTGCGTGGACCCTCCCGGGAGCTTTAGACCAGCATCTCTCCCATCGGCACCACTGACCTTTGGGGCCATGATTCTGTGGAGTTGGCCATCCTGTGCATTGTGAACTGTTGAGCAtcctccctggcctccacccattAGAGGCCAGGAGATCCCCACAGATGTGatgaccaaaaatgtctccagacactgcctaATGTTCCCCAGGGTGGCAGTATCATCCCCAGTTGAGAACTGACCCAGACCCCATAACTGGCTGCCTGGCGAGGCTCCTGCCTGAGCCCAGCTCACCCCAAATCAATCTCACTCTTGTTTCCCCACATCAGCCCCTCCCGAGTCCTCTCTGGGCCGGCAGTGACACCAGCACTGAGCTCTGGGGCCAGCGGTGGGCTCGTGAACCCACGTGCTCTGTGTTCAAGTCAACCCGTGACCTCTATTCTGTGGGGCCCCTGGCACCTCTAACCACCATCCGTGCAGCCAAAGCTCCTGAAACCCCCGCCTAGCCTAGCAAGGGAACCCCTTGCTCAATCGCCTAGCCAACCTGGTCCTCCCGGGGTCTGCCAGCTGAGGGGGCTCTGCCCAGGCCTCCTGCTTCCCCAAGCCCCAGCACCACTCACCTTGGCTGGAGACATTCATGCAGAAGTACATGCCATAGATGAGGTACACATACAGCGTCCCTGGCTTCATGAACATGCCGCGGTTGCGGGGGGTCTGTCGGCCGCCCCTCGAATGGGCAGCTTCATCCTCTGGCCCCAAGTATGCCTCAGTCTCCACGACGCGGCCACGGAGCTCTGTGCCATCATCCAGCCGTCGGACCAAGACCTGCTCAGCGTAGGAAGGAGCCGGGTTCGCTCCACCCTGACAGTCCACAGCCTGGACTCATCTCCCCAGCTCAGGGTGTATAGGTATAGGACACCCAGGTACAGCCGGCTCTTCCCCACCATCCCCTCCATCCTGCTGGACCACTGGACCACAGGCCCTGCTCACCAAGTGCCCTGTCCACAGCGTGCAGCCATCTCAGGCcggccagggctgggctgggcaccaGCACTAGTGAATTCTCGCACTTCCTCTCAGCAGGGTCCCCTTGGACTTAAAGCTTAGCCTGGGGCTGAGCAGTGTGAAGGGCACAGGGCCCCGCCTGGGATTCCAGAGCCTGTGGAGCCCCCTCCCCCTGGACTAACTGCAAAGGACCATCACACTCAGCCCCCACCCAGCCAACTCTGAAAGCAGCAGGACCAGCTGCCCCGCAGtgccccaggcctggcctggAGGTAACGAGCTCCACAAGGAGTGGGTCAGCGcaggcagcaggccaggaagGCGAGCCTGGCGACGGTTGCCTCGGACAGCACCCTGGGCAGGGTGGGTCCAGGAGGGGACAGAGGGGCCAGCCAAGGACAGGGCAGGGGGCAGTTGTCAGGGGCTGTCCCCAGAGGGGTGGGTGCTCTCAGGCCAGCAGAGCACCTAGGAGAACAGAGTAGGCCACAGGAGAGCCAGGCAGGGCCTGCGGAGCGCTGAGTACCCCAGGAGCTGAGTCCTTCCCCGCCTGGAGCCCCTCTGCCCTTCGCCACGCATCACCATGGTACGGCCCCAGGAATGGCCAGCAGTCATGCCCGTGTCCGGAGCCCCAGGTCTGACTCAACCAGGGTTCACTGTGGAGTTTCCAGGGCCAATCACCTCACCAGGGCTGTCCCTACCACCTGCCTTGTCCTTAGGCCAGAGCCTTAGGCCAGTTGGATGGCCAGGCCACCATGCCTTAGCCCACGGAGCTCAATGTGTCTGCGGCCAGGGTCAGTGtcgtgggggcagggaggggtgtgCTGGAGGCTGGACTCGGGGGTAAGGGTTAGAGGAGGCCTTCCTGGAGACAAAGCCCATAAATCCCCGTATGTGTGCACAGGTGGGCTTGGCCAGAGCACCTCAGGTGaggcctccctcccatcttcccaggGGATGAGAGGGAACATTCCCTGTCAGCCTGACATCTCCATGGGGCCTGGGGAGGAGCCTCCCACAGCCCTTTCCTCACTGTCTTCTTTCCTGTCCTGAATTTCACTGATATCATTTCCAGATAGCAGATGGTGgctgcccctcacccccatcaTAAGCATCTCCTccttgctggtggagggtcccGAGAGAGGCAAGACCCTTCTCAGCCGAGAGGGTGACACAAGAGTGGTCTGGGTTGTCATGGCAACTCATTGCTCCTTGCAGTGACCTGCTTAAGGATGAGTGCATGACCCAAGCCTGGTCAAGAGGTCTGTGAGGACATCCACTGGGAGGTAATGAAAAAGGCTCTCCTCCCTAACCAAAGGCACATACAGGGTGAGACCCTCCCTTCTCTGCTGGTCATCGCCCTGTCTACCCTCGGGCTCAAACAGGCGTGATGCGAGCCTAGGGGAGCCTAGGGGGAGATGGTGACACACTGAGGCCCTTAGGCACTCGACCTGATGCTGGGCCCACCTGCCCCATGTGCCCTTTTACGTGAGATCATAACCTCTCCTGACTTAAGGTGCTTTTACAAGGACCTTCTGGCCCTTGCAGCTGAAAGCATCCTCATGGGAACAGACTCTGGTCCCTTCTCGATGAGGTCACACTTGAGGTCACACTCCACTAGCTCACATTTTAGGATCTGTTCCTGGCACCAATTTTGTATTAGCCACAGAAACTGACTCTCCTTGGCCACTTTAACCTAAAAGTAGGCTCACTAAAGGACCCAGGGTAGCCATGGAACCTCCAGGAAGACCAGAAAGCCAGGCCTAGCCAGATGGTACTCCAGACGGATGTGGCCAAAACTCTGCTGCTGCAGCACATGCCATGTACACATCGCATGGTGATGGGCTCCACCCCCAAAGGCCCTGGGGGGTCCTGTTTCCCACCCCAGAACTTGGAGCTGCAGGGGCTGCTGGGAAGCCAGCTCTGGCACTGTGAGCCACTGTGGGGAGAAGGAGGCTGTCCTTCATCTAGACAATCCTGATGCTGGGCAGCCCGTAGGCCATGGCCTCAGCTGCCATGTGTCTAAAGCTGCTACACACATAGACAAGCTCCAGCAGGGGCACTGACTGTGTCAGGGGACGGGGCAGGCAAAAGCAGCCCCTCACAGACTGAGGGGCCAGCACTGACCGTGGTCCTTGTAAGAAACCTGCCCTGAGGGCAATCCCAGGTGGACCAGGGGTAATGCTCCCACAGCCCCAGGGGGAAGGCTAATGTTGTAGCTGCCCCGTCCTCACTGCCCAGAGCAGGCAGGCACCCCTAACAACCTCGGCATTCTTCCCAGCTGACCCCGGACCCAGACGCTGCCCCAGATGACTGAGGTGAAGCTACCCAGGAGCAAATGTGGGCAAAGCGGCTGACTGCATGAGGCCACGCAGGGCCAAGTCAGGGACGTGAGCCCAGCGGGGAGAGGGCTGGGCCCACAGACACTGCACGGTGATGACCCTTCAGCAGAGGCCACGCCGCTACATTTCCATTACCTGTCCCAGAAATGCCCGTGCCAGGGGGACTGCGGGCTGGTCAAAAAACTCTGATCCCAGGCGAGCAGGGCGGCCCTTTAGGCTTGAGAAATAGATGCTGCGCTGGGGGCCGAGGGTCATGGGTGGCCCCAAGCGGGGCTCCTTGGGGGAAGCTGTCCGGGTCACACCTGGCGGGCTCTGATGCCGCTTGGCCTCCAACAGTCGCTGCTTTTTTTGCCCCATTCTTCAGGAAAGCTGAAATGGGAAAGGACAAGATAAAGGGTCTGAAAAGGAGAGGACAGATGGTTGTGCAGTGAAGTCAGGAGCTCAAGGACTCATTCAACTGCCTGCCTGTCTCCTCATGTGCAAAAAAGGGGCAACCAGCCTGTGCAAACAGAATGCCATACCTGAGCCATACCTGGCATGCTCAGCCCTGCGCTGGGACCCAGGAGGACTTGGGAAATGACGGCACGTGAAGGCAGGCTGGTGGCGGCAGTGACAAGGTAGCCACTCTGCTGCACGTGCCATCCACAAGCAGGAGTGGCAAAGggctgcagggcctggggaggggacagTGGCACCCAGGCCTGGGACAGGAGGGCTACTACCCTCTGATTGCCACTCATCACGTGGTCTCCAAATGAACTTCTGAGCTTCTTTCTGGAACCCTGCCCTTTGCACCTGCCCCTAACCAGGAATTTTAAAACACCTGTGACCTCAGTGGGGCCTGGTCGAGGAACGGATTGTGGGTCACTGTGTCATCCACACCCCTCCCCAATGCTGGCAGGGCTCCCACTGTGCCAGACCCCTCCTAGAATGGCCCAGAAGGCCTGATACATGCACATGGGTGAGCACCAGGCAGATCGTCTACTTGGCCCCATCCCAAGCGCTCAGGGTGTGACCCCCAATGAGTCCCCAGCTATCCTCTGTCTCATGACCCAGGATGTCAGAATAAGGAAAAGTGAGGCAAAAGTGAGGTGCGAGGAATGAGGAGGATCTGCCGAGACCGGCGCACTGTCTGCCTCCCACCTGCTGCCACAGGGCCTGGGAAACCTGACCACACGCGCTTGGCCGTTCTGGGACCAGCTGCTCTCCAAGGAAAGGAGCAGCAGGGGAGCACTGGGGCCTGGAAACACCCTCCTCAGGGGCTGATTCCCGTACCTCCCTGGCATGTGACAGACCCATTATTTTTAACGTAAGTGCTGACATTCTATGCTGTCCAGAGCCGGAGCCGCCACCCTGCTGAGAATGGATGTTGATATGACCCTGTCTGCAGCCAGGCACATCTGCCAACACCCACCACAGGCTGACTCCAGGATGCTGCGGCCCCTGTTCTCCGCCCAAATTTGGCCCCCGGCCTGCCCCGAGGCTCTGGGGTGGCGCTGGGTCTCTGCCCTGACCCACCCTGCGCGGTACAGGGGGCTCATGCAGATGCCCtgggactgaggctcagagaggccttgGCTCCCCCTCTGCAGACCTAGGATTTGAACCTGCCTCAGAGCCTCAGGCTGAAGAGTGGGGTGACCCTGCCGTTGCACCCAAGAGTGACCGCTGCCCCAGAAAGTGACCTAAGgtgtctgtgcctctgtttcaTCTGCAGAAAGGGAACCAACATTGTCACACAAGATGGttctgagaataaaatgagaagcCGGGTAAGCACTTGTCTGGGTACAGCGAGCGCTCCCCAGTGTTAGGAAGAAACGCAAAACCTGGGGACAAGGGTCTCTTCCCAGGCTGGGCCCAGCCAGTGGAGGGCAGAAAACAGCAGCCTGGATGGGGGCACCCAAGGGACCCGCCAGCCCTCCATCAAAACCTGGGCAAACAGTGAGTTAGTAAATAAAGGGAGAGCATTTATCCGTCTG from Balaenoptera acutorostrata chromosome 15, mBalAcu1.1, whole genome shotgun sequence encodes the following:
- the MPG gene encoding DNA-3-methyladenine glycosylase, whose product is MGQKKQRLLEAKRHQSPPGVTRTASPKEPRLGPPMTLGPQRSIYFSSLKGRPARLGSEFFDQPAVPLARAFLGQVLVRRLDDGTELRGRVVETEAYLGPEDEAAHSRGGRQTPRNRGMFMKPGTLYVYLIYGMYFCMNVSSQGDGACVLLRAVEPLGGLEAMRQLRHTLRKGAAGRALKDLELCNGPSKLCQALAIDKSFDQRDLATDEAVWLERGPLGPSEPAVVAAARVGIGHAGEWALKPLRFYVQGSPWVSVVDRAAERDAQARAKANQDEDF